The DNA window TGCGCTCGAAGGCCTCGTCCAAGGCTGGCGATTTGTCGCTCATGCTGCGCCCTCTGGTGCCATGGACACCAAGCGTACGACCTCGAGTCCTCTTGAGGTCAAGGCCTCCAGCAGGCCTCAGACCGTGCTGGTCCCGTCGAGCCACTCCATTCGGGTGCCCGATGGGTGCGCAGTCGCCAGCAGCCTGGAGGATGCGGTCCCATCGACGTGGGCGACGAGTGACAGGGCGGCGAAGGCTCCGCCTCGGCGGTTCTGCTCCACGAGATGGATCGGGGCGTCGACACCCTGCACGGTTCGGCGGGCTCGTGTACCGAGAGGCACCAGTGGGTCGAGCGCGATCCAGGCCACGTCACGTTCACGACCGAGTCTCGATATGACCTCGCCCGTGTCCCGCTGCAAG is part of the Acidimicrobiales bacterium genome and encodes:
- a CDS encoding DUF2332 family protein, whose protein sequence is PATIDHRVGVDLNPLDLDDEEERAWLAACIPPEAGALRRVASAIEVARTGDAPVVRGDARHLLSDVLGAVPAGLLVVVVDSYTAVFFDDTLQRDTGEVISRLGRERDVAWIALDPLVPLGTRARRTVQGVDAPIHLVEQNRRGGAFAALSLVAHVDGTASSRLLATAHPSGTRMEWLDGTSTV